The genomic window TAGGCACCACACTGGTGACGGCACTCCCGATTCGAACACCCCGAACCAGGATGGTATAAGGCAGACGGCATGAAAATTACGATTTTGTCTTTTCCCCTGGCGATTTGTTCCGCCTCAGGCGGACGGCAGTCGCAACCACCACCGAGCcgctccgcgtgcgcccACGAGAAAAAGTGAGACAGAGCGGTTCCCCCATATTTCCGCTCTGATGACAACCGAAATTAGCCGACGTTTGAGAGACAGTTCTCATTCGCCGATACGCAAACCCGAAAAACTCCCTGGAGAACGAATTCATGAGTAACGGTAATAGTGCGACCGCGCGCgatcgccgctgcctgctccACTGGGCGCTGGAGAGAACTCGTCGAAAGAAGCGATTCCCCCATCCGCGTACGCTGGGAAAAAAAACGAACACCAAATACAGGGTGATCAATagccgcgcagcgctgcaCCCGAAGAGCGCCATGCACCGTGATCATGAAAGAAGCAAGCACGCATCCGGAGCAGCGCACACGAGAATATGTTGTAAATACCCACGATAATCAGACTTCCACTCAATATAgaatgtatacatatgtacattCTATATTGAGTATATACGTGTACGCATACCAACAGAGTCTGGAGCGGAGAGACTTCTTGCCACACACGGAAGGCGATATGAATTCGAAGCCGAAGTCGCACTGAAGAGGTCTCTTGTCACCAGGTCTACAAGCAGCCGCTGACTGAGTTTCAATCCGCGCATCCTTGAGAGCAAAGCAACGCAGCCTGAACAAGCAGGGGTAGAGTCTGCCAACGTGGATCGCACCCTGCCCTACGGCTTGTCTGCCTATGCAAGCGCACTACAACCGCTGCTCACAAAAGTGAGTGCGGTTTGATGTTTCGCATCTCACGGAGCACCTGGTGCACCTTCCGCATGCCGAAACGCCCAAACCGCACACCTACTTGGCGCTTCGAACGAAGTCATTTCCTCTGCCTTCCAGAACTTccagcctctccctcgcgcctgcggacaAACCCTCCGCGCAGAACTGACAGGTGTCCAGCGCCCTTCTCCCCCGTTCCGACAATTGAGGGCAGAGCGAGGCTTGCCACGAGACTGAGGCTGCGCCTGGCGCACACCTGAGGCCGCTGGCTCAGGGATAGAACACTGTGCATCTGGATTCCGGTCAGTCTGTTGAGAGGCACGCGTTGGTGTTCCGCGAACCGCGAACTGCGAATAATCCTTCGCAAGCCTCTAGACAAGTACGCATATGCAATTACACGTGTTAATCAAGATGGAGAGCAACCGGGCTATGACATAGACCGCGCACGCGTGACGCGCCCTGAGTGTGCACTTCGGCCCACGCTTCACGCGCCCCGCCCCAGCGGACGAACGAGCAGGGCAGGTGGCGGCAACGCACGTGTGGCTGAAACCGACTTCGGCGTccctgaggcgcgccgcgtctccctctccatGTGCACTGATAACTAAAATACATAAgcatatataatatatatacagtctagcatatatatctatatgtgcTGAGAGTCTGTCTCGGCTGTGGGtgcttctgccgcggcgccctacCACGCTGAGAACGACAGGAATGCTGGTGAGGAGGAGTGCCATGGCGACGAGGTCTGCGACAATGGCCAGGAACAACAAACTGAACGGGCGGGTGTCGTCCTCGACGGAGGCCGACAAGTCAGGTTCGCCGTTTGCCGCTTCGCCAGCCGCTTTTCCTGTCATTCAGCACACCCAGGTCCTGTTTTTGTGCAGAAAAAGGCCGCGCCCCCGTCAGGGAAGGAGACAAAGTAGAGCCCCAGGTAAACCGTCAGTTGAACTGCAGGAAACCCGATGAGGGCCCTAGGGCGATCAGTTGAACCAGAGGCCGCTTGTTTCTATGCCATTGTGCTGGAGGGCCcgtggggggggagggggggggagcacCGCCTTTGAAGCCGGGTTAAGGGTACCTCTCCGCCGGCTCCTTCTGCAgtctgcggctgctcagGAATCAGCCGAAACACTCTCGTCAGCGAGCCGCCCCCGTCCGTCGCTTACCTTCACGtctggcgtcttcttctctcccggTCGCGGCTGCATCTGCCAAGATTCCATCGCGAGCCTCTTGCTGCCCAAACGCAGGCGCCAACGGCGGCGATTCGGCGCTCACGCTGTCCTCTTGGATCCCCTCCTCTGCACTgttcgcgtccgcggcggcagcctccgcagtctccaTCGTCTCCCCCGGCACGCCGCTTGTGTCTGCCGCTGAGTCCCTGCCGACATGGGCTCTCCGGAAGGACTGCGCGCGTGCGTTTCCACTCGTTCCAGCCGGAGATTCGCCGCCGTCAActggcgcgcgctgcgaagcTGAGAAGGACGAATCAGACGCACCGGCCGCacccagcgcctccgccgtcgcaggGGTCAACGagctcggcgacgcgtccgccgcctcgatctgagacgcagagccggtcttcgcggcctgcgagccACCAGACCCTCCTTCAGGTGCAGCGAAACTATGATTCAAAGAGGAATCCACAGTCTCCGCTGAAACTGCCTCGACGCCTAGGGTCTCGACGCCAGCTGCCTGGGCAccggcgagcgcagcgtccacgttctctgcgtcgacTTCCACGGAAGGCATCTCCGCAAGAGGCAGATGCATACCTGAGGAGCTTCGAGAACTGGAGGATGGACTCACGCGCTCTGCGGTTtcgcgagaggaagggaggGTGTCATCGAGCGCAGCCAcgggcggggcggaggcggttGCGTGCTGAATGTCAATCGCTTGTCCATCAGGCAGCTCGATATGAGCGTCTATGGCTGCGGAAGCAATCGGGGAAGAACGAaacgccgctgccggcgtgaGGGGATGTGtagagaggagaagcgcgacaagaaaaaggaaaaagagcGGCTGCGGGATCCGGGTGAGGTGGTGTGCCTGTGAGGGCTCACAGGACCCACGGGACACAGGCGGCCGCATCATCGCGCGGGCACCGCAGACGGCTTAGAAAGGGTTTTCCGAATTCTCTCCTTGACAGCTCCTTCAGGGGCCTCTCGCGGAAAACGCCACACGCCCCATGATTTGCGACTCGGTCACAAAAAgtgagaaaaaacgcgcggGGGTGGCGCGTGGTACGCGGGTGCCACCTCAGTGGGACCACGAACTGGACTTATGAGTCATTTCTGGCCTTCAGTTGCTGACGAAAaagcaaaaaaaaaagcggggcgagcgcgggggTACACGATGATATGCAGGTCGAGGTCGGTGCAGTTGCGCCAAGCTACTCACACGTCCACGGGACCCATGGCTCCTGGTGAGATCAAATGTGGAGAGCTAGAAAGGCGCCGGTCTTTCTC from Besnoitia besnoiti strain Bb-Ger1 chromosome XIII, whole genome shotgun sequence includes these protein-coding regions:
- a CDS encoding hypothetical protein (encoded by transcript BESB_030180), yielding MMRPPVSRGSCEPSQAHHLTRIPQPLFFLFLVALLLSTHPLTPAAAFRSSPIASAAIDAHIELPDGQAIDIQHATASAPPVAALDDTLPSSRETAERVSPSSSSRSSSGMHLPLAEMPSVEVDAENVDAALAGAQAAGVETLGVEAVSAETVDSSLNHSFAAPEGGSGGSQAAKTGSASQIEAADASPSSLTPATAEALGAAGASDSSFSASQRAPVDGGESPAGTSGNARAQSFRRAHVGRDSAADTSGVPGETMETAEAAAADANSAEEGIQEDSVSAESPPLAPAFGQQEARDGILADAAATGREEDARREGKAAGEAANGEPDLSASVEDDTRPFSLLFLAIVADLVAMALLLTSIPVVLSVRLAKDYSQFAVRGTPTRASQQTDRNPDAQCSIPEPAASGVRQAQPQSRGKPRSALNCRNGGEGRWTPVSSARRVCPQARGRGWKFWKAEEMTSFEAPTYADGGIASFDEFSPAPSGAGSGDRARSHYYRYS